Proteins encoded by one window of Methanomassiliicoccales archaeon:
- a CDS encoding formyltransferase family protein produces the protein MKRIGWFTTARGPGSFNLFKTMMDSIMNGSIDAKISFVFINREIKGNQFRMKLVGMAEEADIPVIILPSDSFEPELKEKDLTLWRDAYGKAMRERISEYPMDFGALAGYMLILDPETCRRYTIINLHPALPDTYKGTWEEIVAQVVENGDLRYGATIHVCTPELDRGGTICYDSFFLDNIRAAYSSKDEQIKQVRAEELKREAHLLMGAIKMMVDGDIVIKDGKVFDREGKSIGANACLADRIDEEIHGKDGNSIGA, from the coding sequence ATGAAACGGATAGGTTGGTTCACAACGGCGCGAGGTCCAGGCTCTTTCAATCTCTTCAAGACAATGATGGACAGCATCATGAATGGGTCCATCGATGCAAAGATATCCTTTGTTTTCATCAACCGCGAGATCAAGGGGAATCAATTCCGGATGAAGCTTGTCGGCATGGCCGAGGAGGCGGACATTCCTGTGATCATTCTCCCTTCCGATTCCTTTGAACCGGAATTGAAGGAGAAGGACCTGACCCTCTGGAGAGACGCCTATGGAAAGGCGATGCGGGAGAGGATATCCGAATACCCCATGGACTTCGGCGCCTTGGCCGGATACATGCTCATACTCGATCCAGAGACATGCCGCCGATACACCATAATCAATCTTCATCCGGCCTTACCGGACACATACAAAGGGACATGGGAGGAGATAGTCGCCCAGGTGGTGGAAAACGGCGACCTGAGATATGGAGCCACGATCCATGTGTGCACGCCAGAACTGGACCGGGGAGGGACCATCTGCTACGATTCTTTCTTCCTGGACAATATCAGGGCGGCCTACTCGAGCAAAGATGAACAGATAAAGCAGGTGAGGGCGGAAGAATTGAAGAGGGAGGCCCATCTGCTAATGGGAGCCATCAAGATGATGGTCGACGGAGACATCGTCATCAAAGATGGCAAGGTCTTCGACCGGGAAGGAAAAAGCATCGGTGCGAACGCTTGTCTGGCGGATCGGATCGATGAAGAGATCCATGGCAAGGACGGGAATTCGATCGGGGCATGA
- a CDS encoding S-adenosylmethionine decarboxylase, with product MSDEEIEERFKKGEEWGLLTSIDLKDCDPKKICSGECIKQFSIDLCEHIHMKRFGEPIVVRFGADPRVQGYSLAQLIETSLISGHFAENTNRAFIDVFSCKEYPPEHVAEYCKKYFGAKDVQYSVSFRT from the coding sequence ATGAGCGACGAAGAGATTGAGGAAAGATTCAAGAAAGGCGAAGAATGGGGCCTTCTTACATCCATCGATCTGAAAGACTGCGACCCTAAAAAGATCTGCAGCGGGGAGTGCATCAAACAGTTCTCTATCGACCTGTGTGAGCATATTCACATGAAGCGCTTTGGAGAGCCGATTGTGGTCCGCTTCGGTGCAGATCCTCGTGTTCAGGGGTATTCATTGGCTCAATTGATTGAAACCTCGTTGATCTCGGGACACTTTGCCGAGAACACCAACAGAGCGTTCATCGACGTTTTCAGCTGTAAGGAATATCCACCGGAGCATGTAGCAGAGTACTGCAAGAAGTATTTCGGCGCCAAGGACGTGCAGTACTCCGTGTCATTCAGGACCTAA
- a CDS encoding transcriptional regulator: MKGDPTKSDSERKEDDLYSSFSGIDRVIHEPSRMHIMVVLSEVDTADYAFLMNQTGMTWGNISSHLSKLETAGYVRIDKEFVGKKPHTLVSITDEGKNQLRRYRFEMDGLLKAIEMKGRPVHPHGD; the protein is encoded by the coding sequence ATGAAAGGGGACCCGACGAAGTCAGACAGCGAAAGGAAAGAGGACGACCTCTATTCGTCGTTCAGTGGCATCGACCGCGTCATTCATGAGCCTTCCAGGATGCATATAATGGTGGTTCTTTCAGAGGTCGATACTGCGGACTATGCATTCCTCATGAACCAGACCGGAATGACCTGGGGCAACATCTCCTCCCATCTCAGCAAGTTGGAGACCGCAGGATATGTCAGGATCGATAAGGAGTTCGTTGGAAAGAAACCGCATACCCTGGTGTCCATAACGGACGAAGGCAAGAACCAGCTGAGGCGATACCGCTTCGAGATGGATGGATTGCTCAAAGCCATCGAAATGAAGGGACGGCCTGTCCATCCTCATGGAGACTAG
- a CDS encoding dienelactone hydrolase family protein: MDQLESGGWNYTIFQGRLPLGIILIHEIKGIDEYALSVGKKLSNEGYWTILPDLFRGKTASTLEEGRKIRDALTKEQVLEAMSGGRELLKKRIGDRRIGTMGFCMGGGFALLGACNMEIDFCVDYYGMLEDAKDLVGLVGPVQLMLGSEDKHVTPWALANMLPAMVEHRKRLDVHLYPNAGHAFHRPDWPGHEPIAAKDAWRKTLLFIRERLE; encoded by the coding sequence ATGGACCAACTCGAATCCGGCGGATGGAACTACACGATCTTCCAGGGACGCCTGCCTTTGGGGATCATCCTGATACACGAGATAAAGGGTATCGATGAATACGCGCTCTCGGTGGGAAAGAAGCTCTCCAATGAAGGTTACTGGACAATACTGCCGGATCTGTTCAGGGGCAAGACCGCCTCAACTCTCGAGGAGGGCAGGAAGATCCGTGATGCTCTGACCAAAGAGCAGGTGCTCGAAGCCATGTCCGGCGGCAGGGAATTACTGAAGAAAAGGATAGGAGACCGCAGGATCGGCACAATGGGATTTTGCATGGGCGGGGGATTCGCGTTACTGGGTGCGTGTAATATGGAGATCGACTTCTGCGTGGACTACTACGGGATGTTAGAAGATGCAAAAGATCTAGTGGGGCTCGTTGGGCCGGTCCAGCTTATGCTTGGTTCAGAAGACAAGCATGTGACCCCTTGGGCCTTGGCGAACATGTTGCCTGCCATGGTGGAGCACCGAAAGCGATTGGACGTCCATCTCTATCCGAACGCAGGTCATGCCTTCCATAGACCGGATTGGCCAGGCCACGAACCGATCGCCGCCAAGGACGCCTGGAGGAAAACGCTTCTGTTCATCCGGGAGCGGCTTGAATGA
- a CDS encoding dual specificity protein phosphatase, whose product MDWIDDTVAVGDWFDGFFAQRRRHEGIELIIDSRVMFTKSILPSRRSPLMEEVLKARDQIIALLPLDPKVLIYCNRGMDRSVFVAIMYMMTRYGVGYREAYEMVRSKRKQAAFHRDWEQAVGLRLD is encoded by the coding sequence ATGGATTGGATCGATGACACCGTGGCCGTGGGCGATTGGTTCGACGGTTTCTTTGCTCAGCGCCGTCGCCATGAAGGCATCGAGCTGATCATCGATTCCAGGGTCATGTTCACAAAGAGCATACTCCCTTCCAGGAGGTCTCCGCTGATGGAGGAGGTGCTGAAGGCCAGGGACCAGATAATCGCATTGCTCCCGCTCGATCCTAAGGTTCTCATATACTGCAACAGGGGAATGGACAGGTCCGTGTTCGTGGCGATTATGTACATGATGACAAGGTATGGGGTAGGCTACCGAGAAGCCTACGAAATGGTCAGATCCAAGCGCAAGCAGGCAGCATTTCACCGGGATTGGGAACAAGCGGTCGGCCTGCGCTTAGATTGA